One Synechococcus sp. PROS-9-1 DNA window includes the following coding sequences:
- a CDS encoding D-alanine--D-alanine ligase family protein, whose protein sequence is MPSSPVRISVVFGGASGEHAVSIRSAITVINALQEGKNRDHFEVIPIYIDQAGRWWPEQIANGVLEQKQPPADDSLPQPLPPAGFRSLPINNDRVDVWFPVLHGPNGEDGTVQGLFTLMGQPYVGSGVLGSAVGMDKLAMKAAFASAGLPQVPYVGMNAADLNHPERQNKLIARIESELRYPCFVKPANMGSSVGISKARNRDQLLAGLQEAARHDTRLVVERGVSARELECAVLGRQQLKASVVGEISFDADWYDYNTKYTEGCSQTLIPAPLPDQVSAQVQAIALQACTAVHAYGLARVDVFYDEHSGEIWLNEINTLPGFTSQSMYPMLWEASGIALPELVAQLVHTARE, encoded by the coding sequence ATGCCCTCTTCTCCCGTTCGCATTAGCGTTGTGTTCGGAGGAGCATCCGGTGAGCATGCCGTGTCAATTCGCTCGGCGATCACGGTCATTAACGCCCTTCAAGAGGGGAAAAATCGAGATCACTTCGAGGTGATTCCGATTTACATCGATCAGGCGGGGCGTTGGTGGCCTGAGCAAATTGCAAACGGCGTGCTCGAGCAGAAACAGCCTCCTGCAGACGACAGCCTTCCCCAGCCCCTACCACCAGCGGGCTTCCGTTCCCTGCCGATCAACAACGACCGCGTGGATGTTTGGTTCCCCGTGCTTCACGGTCCAAACGGAGAAGACGGCACGGTGCAAGGGTTGTTCACCCTGATGGGGCAGCCCTATGTGGGCTCCGGCGTGCTCGGTTCAGCCGTAGGGATGGACAAGCTGGCCATGAAAGCTGCTTTTGCCTCCGCAGGCTTACCTCAAGTTCCCTATGTGGGGATGAACGCTGCGGACCTCAATCACCCTGAACGCCAAAACAAACTGATCGCCAGGATCGAATCGGAATTGAGATATCCGTGCTTTGTCAAACCGGCAAACATGGGCTCATCCGTTGGGATCAGCAAAGCTCGTAACCGAGACCAACTGCTTGCGGGCCTGCAAGAAGCGGCACGCCATGACACCCGCCTCGTTGTGGAACGTGGGGTCTCCGCACGCGAGTTGGAATGCGCCGTACTCGGACGGCAACAGCTCAAGGCGTCCGTGGTGGGTGAAATCAGCTTTGATGCCGATTGGTATGACTACAACACCAAATACACCGAAGGCTGCAGCCAAACGCTGATTCCAGCCCCACTTCCCGACCAGGTGAGCGCTCAGGTTCAAGCGATTGCCCTGCAGGCTTGCACGGCTGTTCACGCCTATGGCTTGGCCCGAGTGGATGTTTTTTACGATGAGCACAGCGGTGAGATCTGGCTCAACGAGATCAACACCCTGCCTGGATTCACCTCCCAAAGCATGTATCCCATGCTTTGGGAGGCCAGTGGTATCGCTTTACCAGAGTTAGTGGCCCAGCTGGTCCACACAGCGCGAGAATGA
- a CDS encoding DUF4359 domain-containing protein yields the protein MLIGLFRKPSANAVAAVLALAASGVALTFTNPSSEDFKSYAGGQLVSLISDELCDGGLPMVLQLWVKDCPRLILDQEPALAELAGQFSRRLNFGFASVYTTEIGGQDLLPTLRLPQYSVTTLGIAGQFVILHSSSDAGKIE from the coding sequence ATGCTCATCGGTCTTTTCCGTAAGCCATCGGCCAACGCAGTGGCCGCCGTTCTCGCCTTGGCCGCCTCTGGTGTGGCACTCACCTTCACCAATCCCTCTTCTGAAGACTTCAAAAGCTATGCGGGCGGCCAACTCGTCTCCTTGATCAGCGACGAGTTGTGTGATGGTGGTTTGCCGATGGTGCTACAGCTTTGGGTGAAAGATTGCCCGCGCTTGATTCTTGATCAGGAGCCAGCGTTGGCGGAGCTGGCTGGTCAATTCAGCCGTCGTCTCAACTTTGGCTTCGCCAGCGTTTACACCACTGAGATTGGTGGACAGGACCTACTCCCCACCTTGCGACTTCCGCAGTATTCGGTCACGACCCTCGGAATCGCCGGTCAATTTGTCATCCTTCACTCCAGCAGTGACGCCGGCAAGATCGAATGA
- the hemW gene encoding radical SAM family heme chaperone HemW, with protein MTASAPRSAYLHIPFCYRRCFYCDFAVVPLGDRADAFGGSGSGSIEAYLDLLSAEINLSPQGPALATVYVGGGTPSLLRPDQIAALLQQLRGRFGFQDGAEITLEMDPATFERSDLQSLIAAGVTRVSLGGQSFDDVRLAALGRRHRSQDLLEACHWLQDSLQVGELQSWSLDLIRNLPDQGDQEWEAQLEQAVAVQAPHVSIYDLSVEPGTVFAWREKRGELALPEEDAAADRIAFTTRRLRRAGYCRYEISNFARPGHSSRHNRVYWSGAGWWAFGLGATSAPWGERMARPRTREAYASWLKDQSQELDSSLLQGSAASLPLDDRLLVGLRCHEGVDLWELARGCGWDERRCNRDLPGLEARWETYVVTGLMERFGRRWRLTDPEGMAVSNQVLVEVVEWWELLPDPVAP; from the coding sequence ATGACCGCATCTGCACCTCGCAGCGCCTATTTGCATATTCCGTTTTGCTATCGGCGTTGCTTTTACTGCGACTTCGCCGTGGTTCCTCTGGGCGATCGGGCTGATGCATTTGGAGGGTCTGGTAGTGGCTCGATCGAGGCCTACCTGGATCTGCTCAGCGCAGAGATCAATCTGTCTCCCCAAGGGCCTGCGCTGGCCACTGTGTATGTGGGGGGTGGCACGCCATCGCTGTTGAGGCCTGATCAAATTGCAGCGCTGCTGCAGCAGCTCAGAGGCCGATTCGGGTTCCAGGACGGTGCCGAAATCACCCTAGAAATGGACCCTGCCACGTTTGAGCGAAGTGATCTTCAATCCCTGATCGCTGCAGGCGTCACCCGCGTGAGTTTGGGGGGGCAAAGTTTCGACGATGTCAGGCTCGCGGCCCTGGGGCGCCGACATCGAAGTCAGGATTTGTTGGAGGCCTGCCATTGGCTCCAAGACTCTTTGCAAGTTGGTGAACTGCAGAGCTGGAGCTTGGATCTGATTCGCAACCTCCCAGACCAAGGAGATCAGGAATGGGAGGCACAGCTGGAGCAGGCCGTCGCTGTTCAAGCTCCCCACGTATCGATCTACGACCTCAGCGTGGAGCCAGGCACTGTGTTTGCCTGGCGTGAGAAGCGTGGCGAGCTGGCTCTCCCCGAGGAAGATGCCGCCGCCGACCGCATCGCCTTCACCACCCGCAGGCTCCGACGCGCCGGTTATTGCCGCTATGAAATCTCAAATTTCGCTCGGCCAGGCCATTCTTCCAGGCATAACCGCGTGTATTGGAGTGGTGCAGGCTGGTGGGCTTTTGGCCTGGGTGCGACCAGTGCTCCTTGGGGGGAGCGGATGGCCCGTCCTCGAACCCGTGAGGCCTATGCCTCTTGGTTGAAGGATCAGAGTCAAGAACTGGATTCCAGCTTGCTTCAAGGGTCTGCTGCGAGTTTGCCTCTGGATGATCGCTTGCTCGTAGGACTGCGCTGCCACGAAGGCGTGGACCTATGGGAGCTTGCGAGAGGCTGCGGCTGGGACGAACGGCGCTGCAACCGTGATCTACCTGGCCTAGAAGCGCGTTGGGAAACCTACGTGGTCACTGGCCTTATGGAACGTTTTGGCCGTCGCTGGCGCCTCACCGATCCCGAGGGGATGGCTGTTAGCAATCAGGTGCTTGTGGAGGTGGTGGAGTGGTGGGAGTTGCTCCCTGATCCCGTTGCTCCTTGA
- the panB gene encoding 3-methyl-2-oxobutanoate hydroxymethyltransferase, which translates to MRPAELIRFKQSGRAITMLTAWDALSAALVEEAGADVVLVGDSLAMVVLGHATTLPVTLEQMLHHSQAVCRGLSKPLAQQPLVVCDLPFLSYQCGLDRAVAAAGTILKESDAAAVKLEGGEPEVVAVVERLVRMGIPVMGHLGLTPQAVHRLGYQRQASDPRSQDKLHRQAQALQDAGCFSLVVEHIPGELAGRLRRHLSIPVIGIGAGADCDGQVSVTADLLGLTPSQPPFTTARMQGRELSITALKSWLKEQRDQGATPTTPPPPQAPDC; encoded by the coding sequence ATGCGCCCAGCTGAATTGATTCGCTTCAAGCAATCAGGAAGAGCCATCACGATGCTCACGGCCTGGGATGCTCTCAGTGCGGCCTTGGTTGAAGAGGCAGGCGCCGATGTGGTTTTAGTGGGTGATTCACTCGCGATGGTGGTTCTTGGCCATGCCACCACCCTTCCGGTCACGCTTGAACAAATGCTTCATCACAGCCAGGCCGTATGCCGTGGGCTGAGCAAACCTCTCGCCCAGCAACCGCTGGTGGTGTGCGATCTGCCATTCCTGAGTTATCAGTGCGGCCTCGATCGCGCCGTCGCCGCTGCAGGCACCATTCTCAAAGAGTCGGATGCCGCCGCCGTCAAGCTTGAGGGCGGAGAACCCGAGGTGGTTGCCGTTGTGGAGCGCCTCGTCCGCATGGGCATCCCAGTGATGGGCCATCTCGGACTTACCCCTCAGGCCGTGCATCGCCTCGGCTATCAGCGTCAAGCCAGCGATCCGCGCAGCCAAGACAAACTGCATCGTCAAGCGCAAGCCTTACAGGACGCCGGTTGTTTCTCTCTGGTTGTGGAGCATATTCCTGGCGAACTCGCCGGTCGCTTGCGACGTCACTTGTCCATCCCGGTGATTGGCATCGGCGCCGGAGCCGATTGCGATGGACAGGTCAGCGTGACCGCAGACCTGCTGGGCTTAACACCAAGCCAACCACCCTTCACCACGGCGCGAATGCAAGGCCGTGAACTCAGCATCACCGCCCTAAAAAGCTGGCTCAAGGAGCAACGGGATCAGGGAGCAACTCCCACCACTCCACCACCTCCACAAGCACCTGATTGCTAA
- the ftsZ gene encoding cell division protein FtsZ, with the protein MESVSSEMSSSMNPEGISPSQSARIEVIGVGGGGSNAVNRMILSDLEGVAYRVLNTDAQALIQSAANNRVQLGQTLTRGLGAGGNPSIGQKAAEESRADLQQALQGADLVFIAAGMGGGTGTGAAPVVAEVAKESGALTVGIVTKPFSFEGRRRMRQADEGIARLAEHVDTLIVIPNDRLRDAIAGAPLQEAFRSADDVLRMGVKGISDIITLPGLVNVDFADVRSVMTEAGTALLGIGVGSGRSRAVEAAQTAINSPLLEAARIDGASGCVINISGGRDMTLEDMTTASEVIYDVVDPEANIIVGAVVDERLEGEIHVTVIATGFTDGNPYRSERSSTRSAVSPFQPSSSTNIAPETGARIPDFLRQRQQRQNDN; encoded by the coding sequence ATGGAGAGTGTCAGCAGTGAGATGTCATCATCCATGAACCCAGAGGGCATCTCGCCTAGCCAATCAGCTCGCATCGAAGTGATCGGTGTTGGAGGTGGAGGCAGCAACGCCGTCAATCGCATGATTTTGAGCGATCTGGAAGGGGTTGCTTACCGCGTTTTAAACACGGATGCACAGGCGTTGATTCAATCCGCTGCCAACAATCGGGTGCAGTTGGGCCAAACGCTCACCCGTGGACTTGGAGCTGGAGGCAATCCCAGCATTGGCCAAAAAGCGGCAGAAGAATCGCGGGCTGATCTTCAACAGGCATTACAAGGCGCAGATCTGGTCTTCATCGCCGCGGGGATGGGAGGTGGCACCGGAACTGGTGCAGCTCCTGTTGTCGCCGAAGTTGCCAAGGAAAGCGGAGCTCTCACCGTTGGCATCGTCACCAAACCGTTCAGTTTTGAGGGTCGCCGCAGGATGCGGCAGGCCGATGAAGGCATTGCTCGCCTGGCAGAGCACGTTGACACCTTGATCGTTATTCCCAACGATCGGCTTCGGGATGCCATCGCTGGAGCACCTCTGCAGGAAGCCTTCCGTAGTGCCGATGACGTACTGCGTATGGGAGTGAAGGGAATCAGCGACATCATTACGCTCCCAGGCCTCGTCAACGTTGACTTCGCTGACGTGCGCTCCGTGATGACTGAAGCCGGTACTGCCCTGCTGGGTATCGGTGTGGGTTCAGGTCGATCACGGGCGGTTGAAGCGGCTCAAACAGCTATCAACAGCCCTTTGCTCGAAGCAGCTCGCATCGATGGTGCCAGCGGCTGCGTGATCAACATCAGCGGCGGCCGGGACATGACCCTGGAGGACATGACCACCGCATCAGAGGTGATTTACGACGTGGTGGATCCAGAAGCCAACATCATTGTTGGCGCTGTAGTGGATGAACGCCTCGAGGGCGAGATTCACGTAACCGTGATTGCTACGGGCTTTACTGATGGAAATCCCTATCGCTCAGAGCGCAGCAGCACCAGGTCAGCCGTGTCACCATTCCAGCCCAGTTCAAGCACCAACATCGCCCCTGAAACCGGAGCCAGGATTCCTGATTTCCTCAGGCAGCGGCAGCAACGCCAAAACGACAACTAA
- a CDS encoding cell division protein FtsQ/DivIB, producing MSPDASSKKGLKLGKRKSQGPLPPGVERRRRLRQERRQERLIQLWRLVFFLLTATGLSWLLLTLGWSLHSEAQIQISGSERMDEKVVVKAAGLSFPQSLLSLEPGQIEAQLMRELPVQEVSVQRHLFPPGLDIQLVERRPIAAATRRGPKGIERGMVDREAQWMPMDMASRGEKPASAVKVDGWISNRREVIAQILQQRDLLGQPLKTIVVEPAGGVSLRIQTLGLVYLGANEALLDQQFKTIAQLNQSLPPNLRGASNEGLDLSDPSQPELKLRPAPKPKNAKKASDR from the coding sequence GTGAGCCCGGACGCTTCCAGCAAGAAAGGCCTCAAGCTCGGCAAACGCAAAAGCCAAGGGCCGCTGCCTCCTGGTGTGGAACGGCGTCGAAGACTGCGCCAAGAGCGCAGGCAAGAGCGCTTGATTCAATTGTGGCGACTTGTTTTTTTTCTCCTCACCGCCACTGGATTGAGCTGGCTTCTGCTCACCCTTGGCTGGAGCCTGCACTCCGAAGCACAAATCCAGATCAGCGGAAGCGAGCGGATGGACGAAAAGGTGGTGGTGAAGGCGGCAGGCCTCTCCTTTCCACAATCACTCTTAAGCCTTGAGCCTGGTCAGATCGAGGCCCAATTGATGCGGGAGCTTCCTGTGCAAGAGGTGTCCGTTCAGCGGCATCTATTCCCTCCAGGGCTAGACATCCAACTCGTCGAACGCCGACCAATCGCGGCTGCCACCCGTAGGGGCCCCAAAGGAATCGAGCGGGGCATGGTGGACCGCGAGGCTCAGTGGATGCCGATGGACATGGCCAGTCGGGGGGAGAAGCCAGCGAGTGCGGTGAAAGTAGACGGCTGGATTTCCAATCGACGCGAGGTCATTGCCCAGATTCTTCAACAACGCGACCTGCTGGGCCAACCACTGAAAACCATTGTGGTGGAGCCCGCCGGTGGCGTCAGTCTGCGCATTCAAACCCTTGGTCTTGTCTATCTCGGCGCCAATGAAGCCCTGTTAGATCAGCAATTCAAGACCATTGCGCAACTGAATCAAAGCCTCCCTCCCAACCTGCGCGGCGCTTCAAATGAAGGCCTGGATCTCAGTGATCCAAGCCAACCTGAACTGAAATTACGCCCAGCACCTAAGCCGAAAAACGCAAAAAAAGCTAGCGATCGTTGA
- the miaB gene encoding tRNA (N6-isopentenyl adenosine(37)-C2)-methylthiotransferase MiaB: MTTFGCQMNKADSERMAGILETMGYQEANAELDADLVLYNTCTIRDNAEQKVYSYLGRQAIRKRTNPNLTLVVAGCVAQQEGESLLRRVPELDLVMGPQHANRLETLLTQVQTGQQVVATEDHHILEDLTTARRDSSTCAWVNVIYGCNERCTYCVVPSVRGKEQSRLPDSIILEMEGLAARGFKEITLLGQNIDAYGRDLPGITAEGRRQHTLTDLLYEVHHVEGIERLRFATSHPRYFTERLIDACADLPKVCEHFHIPFQSGDNELLKAMARGYTVERYRRIIDRIRDRMPDAAVSADVIVAFPGETDAQYRRTLALIEEIGFDQVNTAAYSPRPNTPAADWNNQLSEEVKVARLQEINALVETTAKERNARYAGRIEQVLAEGINPKDPSQLMGRTRTNRLTFFSAESPNGITHRAGDLVDVRIDQVRSFSLTGTPVIN; this comes from the coding sequence ATCACCACGTTTGGCTGCCAGATGAACAAAGCCGATTCCGAGCGAATGGCAGGAATCCTGGAAACCATGGGCTATCAGGAAGCCAATGCTGAACTGGACGCCGATCTCGTTCTCTACAACACCTGCACCATTCGCGACAACGCCGAACAAAAGGTGTACAGCTATTTGGGTCGCCAGGCCATCCGCAAGCGAACCAATCCCAATCTCACCTTGGTGGTGGCTGGCTGCGTCGCTCAACAAGAGGGAGAGTCCTTACTGCGCCGAGTGCCAGAGCTGGATTTGGTCATGGGACCCCAGCACGCCAATCGCCTCGAGACCCTGCTCACACAAGTCCAAACAGGACAACAGGTGGTCGCGACTGAAGACCATCACATCCTCGAAGACCTCACCACCGCCAGGCGCGATAGCAGCACCTGCGCTTGGGTGAATGTGATCTACGGCTGCAACGAACGTTGCACCTATTGCGTCGTGCCCTCGGTCCGTGGCAAGGAGCAATCCCGGCTGCCGGACTCGATCATTTTGGAGATGGAAGGATTGGCAGCGCGTGGGTTCAAAGAGATCACCCTGCTCGGCCAAAACATCGATGCCTATGGCCGCGATCTACCAGGCATCACCGCCGAGGGCCGACGCCAACACACCCTCACGGATCTCCTTTACGAGGTGCATCACGTGGAAGGCATCGAACGCCTGCGCTTTGCCACGAGTCACCCGAGATATTTCACCGAGCGCCTGATTGATGCCTGCGCTGACCTCCCCAAAGTGTGCGAACACTTTCATATCCCCTTTCAAAGCGGTGATAACGAACTTCTAAAAGCCATGGCCCGCGGGTACACCGTTGAGCGCTATCGCCGCATCATTGATCGCATTCGCGATCGCATGCCCGATGCAGCCGTCAGTGCTGATGTGATCGTGGCGTTCCCCGGCGAAACCGATGCGCAATACAGACGCACCCTGGCGTTAATTGAAGAGATTGGCTTTGACCAAGTGAACACAGCTGCCTATTCACCAAGACCCAACACACCCGCTGCGGACTGGAACAATCAGCTGTCAGAAGAGGTCAAAGTGGCACGCCTGCAAGAGATCAATGCTCTTGTGGAAACCACGGCAAAAGAGCGGAATGCTCGCTATGCCGGTCGGATCGAGCAAGTGCTTGCAGAGGGGATCAATCCCAAAGATCCAAGCCAGCTCATGGGGCGGACGCGCACCAACAGGCTGACCTTCTTCTCAGCTGAATCCCCTAACGGCATCACACATCGTGCAGGAGATCTGGTCGATGTTCGAATCGATCAAGTTCGCTCGTTCTCGCTCACTGGCACACCTGTGATCAACTGA